A genomic window from Nerophis ophidion isolate RoL-2023_Sa linkage group LG22, RoL_Noph_v1.0, whole genome shotgun sequence includes:
- the LOC133540926 gene encoding E3 ubiquitin-protein ligase RNF220-like, producing MDLHRAFKMENSSYMPAPLASPALMVLASTAEAGRDASIPCQAPRTFGVPALAEKDLHLPFPSASYTFASMYQRQGPGSGAFAGRDFPASLLHLHPQFAPPNLDCSTLGMLNHSGAAGAFRPFSAAHEDRESVGYHSAFSPTKRLKGCFSEAEGKDFDFGSPGRGSLKAGEDPGRKLFSVSGLLSDGEASSSPEERKERREYSVFLLGQSKSWDTFQVFLLVCASEIGFPTQFLCTWSARE from the coding sequence ATGGACCTCCACCGGGCCTTCAAGATGGAGAACTCCTCCTACATGCCCGCCCCCCTGGCATCCCCCGCCCTCATGGTCCTGGCCTCCACTGCCGAGGCGGGCCGGGACGCTTCCATCCCCTGCCAGGCGCCCAGAACCTTTGGGGTTCCGGCGTTGGCGGAGAAGGATCTGCACCTGCCCTTCCCCTCGGCCTCCTACACCTTCGCCTCCATGTACCAGCGCCAGGGTCCCGGGTCGGGCGCCTTCGCCGGCCGAGACTTCCCTGCCTCCCTGCTCCACCTGCACCCCCAGTTCGCCCCCCCGAACCTGGACTGCTCCACCTTGGGGATGCTCAACCACAGCGGGGCGGCCGGCGCCTTCAGACCCTTCTCGGCGGCGCACGAGGACAGGGAGTCCGTGGGCTACCACTCGGCGTTCTCGCCCACCAAGAGGCTGAAGGGTTGCTTCTCGGAGGCGGAGGGGAAGGACTTTGACTTCGGCTCACCCGGCAGAGGCTCGCTTAAAGCCGGAGAAGACCCGGGGAGGAAGTTGTTCTCCGTGTCCGGCCTGCTGTCTGACGGCGAGGCCTCGTCCAGCCCGGAGGAGCGGAAGGAGCGCCGTGAGTACTCCGTCTTTCTTCTTGGCCAAAGCAAGTCTTGGGACACTTTTCAGGTCTTTCTGCTGGTCTGCGCCTCAGAAATTGGCTTCCCAACACAATTCCTatgcacctggtctgccagagagtaA